The Monomorium pharaonis isolate MP-MQ-018 chromosome 5, ASM1337386v2, whole genome shotgun sequence genome includes a window with the following:
- the LOC105832761 gene encoding uncharacterized protein LOC105832761 — MGQMARIVPTCGTHVTRMTQLSSTVRDCDRPREIEMGKPSHTEQLTSWITNVRQKKFKCHKSPKRDFRVEAVLTYTLNKAEYELRAKQLSRITRWRRLRKHLLKGVEYGSCGLYNAAEREHERCDQRPDSTNNNFWREDLCEDLSSMVDFLQQLSEIKSLVQR; from the coding sequence ATGGGACAAATGGCTAGAATAGTTCCTACTTGCGGGACGCATGTAACGCGTATGACGCAACTGTCGTCGACGGTAAGAGATTGTGATCGACCACGAGAGATTGAGATGGGCAAACCAAGCCACACGGAACAATTGACCAGCTGGATTACCAACGTGCGTCAGAAGAAGTTCAAGTGTCATAAGAGCCCGAAACGTGACTTCCGGGTGGAGGCTGTGTTGACTTATACCTTGAACAAGGCAGAGTACGAGTTGCGGGCCAAGCAGCTGTCGAGGATAACACGTTGGCGACGATTAAGAAAACATCTTCTCAAGGGTGTAGAATACGGCAGCTGCGGTCTATACAATGCAGCTGAACGAGAGCACGAAAGATGCGATCAGCGTCCGGACTCAACGAACAACAATTTTTGGCGGGAAGATTTGTGCGAAGATCTCAGCAGCATGGTGGATTTCTTGCAGCAACTTAGCGAAATCAAATCGCTTGTGCAACGGTGA
- the LOC105832756 gene encoding uncharacterized protein LOC105832756, which translates to MELHSRRSSWDCVIEDYHETLLQKRLIAKHHYRRGLSRNFIRTIITGLHRKKRIIAEFHRRKGSSWDFITEKNDCRISSQKKIVVGLYCRRESSWNYIVEDHRGTVIKEDYHGTPSQKRIITRLHRKRRLSQNYVKREPSLDSITELDHCRTSSQKRITAGFHHRRGSPRGFIIEGDYRGIPSKENHH; encoded by the coding sequence ATGGAACTCCATTCTAGAAGATCATCGTGGGACTGTGTCATAGAAGATTATCACGAGACTTTATTGCAGAAGAGACTCATCGCGAAACATCATTATAGAAGAGGATTATCACGAAATTTTATCAGAACAATCATCACTGGGCTCCACCGCAAAAAAAGGATTATTGCAGAATTTCATCGCAGAAAAGGATCATCGTGGGACTTTATCACAGAAAAGAATGATTGCAGGATTTCATCGCAGAAAAAAATCGTCGTGGGACTTTATTGCAGAAGAGAATCTTCATGGAACTACATTGTAGAAGATCATCGTGGGACTGTTATAAAAGAGGATTATCACGGGACTCCATCACAGAAGAGAATTATCACGAGACTTCACCGTAAAAGGAGATTATCgcagaattacgttaaaaggGAACCATCACTGGACTCCATCACAGAACTGGATCATTGCAGGACTTCATCGCAGAAAAGAATTACTGCAGGATTTCATCACAGAAGAGGATCACCGCGAGGCTTTATCATAGAAGGGGATTATCGCGGAATTCCGTCAAAAGAGAATCACCATTGA